TCTCGATCTGCGAGGTGAGCAGCACGCCGCGCGCGCCGTTCTCGAAGCGCAGCAGCACGGTGCAATCGTCGTCGAGCGCACGGCCCGGCACCACCGCCGCCAGATCGGCGAGCAGTTCGGTGACGCGCAGGCCCGTAACGAACTCGGCGAGATGGAGCGCATGCACGCCGATGTCGCCGATGCAGCCACCTTCGCCCGCGCGGGCCGGATCGACTCGCCACTCGGCCTGTTTGCCGCTGGCTTCGCCCGCGAGCCAGCCTTGTGGATATTCGACCACGACCTTGCGGATCGTGCCCAGCGCGCCCGCTGCGATCCGCGCGCGCGCCTCGCGCACCAGGGGATAGCCCGAATAGGTGTAGGTGAGCGCATAAGGCAGGGCGGCGCCACGCACCACATCGGCGAGTTCCTGCGCCTCGGCCAGCGTCGCGGTCGCGGGCTTGTCGCTCAGTACCGGGATGCCGGCCGCGAGCGCGGCGCGCGCGGCGGGAAGGTGGTGATGGTTGGGGCTGACGATCGTGACGAAATCGACCCCGTCCGCGCGGGCCGTCTCTCCCGCGATCAGCGCGGCGACATCGGCATAGGCGCGACTCGGGTCGATGCGGTATTGCTCGCCCGCCGCACGTGAGCGCCCGGCGTTGCTGGAGAACGCACCCGCGACCAACTCGATTTCGCGGTCCAGTTCCGCCGCGATGCGATGGACCGGGCCGATGAACGATCCGGGGCCGCCGCCGATCATCCCCATTCGCAATCGCCGCATCGCCACTCTCCAATGTTATATTTGTAATTACTATTCTATTTTGTTAGCGCATGTCTCGTCAAGCAGCGAGACGGCATAACTCCGTCCGATGGGAGGATTCAGATGCGCGCGATACGCTCCTTCTTCACAGGTCTCACGCTCCGCCCGCAAGGGATTACGGTGGTGGCGGCGGGATTCCTGCCGATCTTCGCGATCGTTTCGATGTTCCCGATCGTCGCGGCGATGATCCAGCATTTCGCCGACGATCCCGACGCCAAGACCAAGGTGCCGCTGATGGTGACGGCGCCCGGCCTGACCATCGCGATCCTCGCACCGTTCATGGGCTTTTTCGTCGATCGCTTCGGCAGGCGGCCGCTGCTGCTCGGCTGCACCTTGCTCTACGGCGTGTTCGGTACGCTGCCGTTCTTCCTGCAAAGCCTCGATTCGATCCTCGCGACGCGGCTGATGCTGGGCGTGTGCGAGGCGGGCATCCTGACGATCGTCAACACGCTGATCGGCGATTATTGGGACGATCGCGGGCGGCGCAACTGGCTGTTCCTGCAAGGCATGGCGGGGCCGTTCCTGGCGTCGGGCGTGATATTGCTGTCGGGCACGGTCGCTTCGATGCGGTGGAACGGCGGGTTCCTCGTCTATCTGGTCGCCTTCCCGATCTTCTTCGCGATGGTGCGTTACCTGTTCGAGCCGAAGCCGCCCGAAGCGAAGGCCGTCACGGGTGAAACGCCACCGGCGAGTGCGTTTCCGGTCGCCTCGGCGGTGGTGGTCGGGGTGGCGACGCTGTTCTGCGCGGCGCTCTATTATGTGTTCATCGTCAACGGCAGTATCGTATTCCAGGAAATCGGCATCAACGATCCGGCAGCGGTCGGCCGGATGACGGCGATTCCCAGTCTGTTCATCATGCTCGGCGCGGTGATCTTCCGTTTGCTCTCCGGGCGCGGCAACGCCGTGCAGATCGCGACCTTCCTTGCCCTGATGGGGCTGGGCCTCGCCGGACTCGGGCTGGCGCGGACGGTGCCGGTGCTGTTTGCATCACTCTGCCTCCAGCAGACCGCTGCCGGCATGGCGGTGCCGACGCTGATCGCCTGGGCGCAGACCAAATTCCCGTTCGCGCATCGCGGGCGCGGCATGGGCATCTGGAGCAGCGCTTTCTTCCTCGGCCAGTTCGTGTCGCCGCTGATCGTCCACCGGCTCGATCTCGCCGCCGGATCGATGCAGGGCGCGTTCCTGATCGCGGGTATCGCCGCGCTGGCGGTCACCTTGGTCGCGCTGGCCGCGTCCCTGCGCGGCGGCACGCCCGCGCTGGCGGGGCGCTGAGTGGTGCGAGTCGCACTCGCCGCGCTCGCGCTGCTCGCCGCCGTGCCCGCCATCGCCGCCGATGCGCCGCCTGCGTTCACGATCGCGCTGGCGCATCGTCCCGAGGTGCCGGCCGAAATCGCGCTCGGCACGCCGAAGAAACCCGCGATGCCACCCGAACAATGGCAGTGGATCAACGGCGATCTCGGTGTCCGCAACGTCTCCGAGGCGACGCTGACCCCGGTGCTGCCACCCGCCGGGGCCGAGACCGGTGCGGCGGTGATCGTCGCGCCGGGTGGCGGCTTCCTCGGCCTCGCGATCGATACCGAGGGCTATCGGGTCGCGCATTGGCTCGCCGATCATGGCATCGCCGCGTTCGTGCTCAAATATCGCACGCTCGCGACACCGGCCGATTTCGCCACCTATCGTCGTGAGATGATCGCGGTCCGTACCGGCACCGGCCCTGCGAGCTTCCGCCCTCCGGCGGGCACGCCCCCGGAAGCGCTTGCCGACGGCATCGCCGCGCTGAAACTGGTTCATGCTCGTGCGGCGGAATGGAAGATCGACCCGGCGCGGATCGGCATGATGGGCTTTTCGGCGGGCGCCTTCACGACGCTGAGTGTCGCGCTCGCAGGCGATCCCGCCGCGCGGCCGGCGTTCATCGCGCCGATCTACGGTCCGCTCGATGCGGTGCAGGCGCCCGCTGGTGCGCCGCCGATGTTCGTGGCGCTGGCGAGCGACGATCCGTTGTTCTGGACGGGCGGCACCGGCCTGATCAAAAGCTGGTCGAAGGCACATGCGCTGGTCGAGTTCCACCTCTATCAGCGTGGCGGCCACGGCTTCGGGCTGGGCGCGGCCAGAACCACGACGACCGACTGGATCGAGGGATTCCGGCGCTGGCTGGAAGCCAACGGGATGTTGCGGACACGGTGAAATCCTCCGCTCATGCGGAGGATTTTGCTTACCGCGAGAGCGTAACCACCAGCCCGGCATCTTCCGCGTCGCGCGCGACACGCAAGGCGATTTCGCCGGTGATTTCGGCCCAACCATCCTCCGCCCATAGCCGCAGCAGGCGCGGTTCGACGGCGATCTCGACGCGACGTTGTTCGGCGGGAGCGAGCGACACTTTCGCAAAACCGAGCAGCGCACATTCGGGCGCGTCGCGATACACCTGCACCACCTCCGCGCCGGCTCGCGCCGAGACGTTGCGCACCAGCACCGACACCGCGCCGTCCTCGATGCGCACGTCCGACCAGTCGAACCGCGCATAGCCGAAGCCACTGCCGAGTGCGTGGCGCGCCGGCGTGCCGTTGGCGATCAGCCCGCGATAGCCGAAGCGGGTGCCCTCGTCATAGGCGAGCCGCCCGTCGGCATCGGGGGTCAGCGCATAGCCGCAATATTCCGATTCGGCGCGCGCGATACTGACCGGCATCCGCCCGCCCGGCTCGCGGTCGCCCGACAGCACGCTCGCGAGCGCGGGCGCGAAACCTTGGCCCGGATACCATGCCACCATCAGCGCGGCGACCTGATCGCCCCATTCGGCATCGAAGGCGTGGCCGACGTTGACGATCGCGGCGGTGCGCGGGTTCGCGGCGGCGACCGCCTCGATCAGCGCGAGTTGCTCGGGCGCGAGCCTGGTGTCGGGCCGGTCCTTGCTTTCGACGCTCGAATCGGAGGTTTCGCCGACGATCAGGAACACCGCATCGGCATCGCGCGCTGCCGCGACCGCGCGGGCGAGCATCGCCGCCGGGCTGTCGGGGGCGCGGAGGCCGTACCACAGGCCATGAACGCGCGCCGGCGTATAGCCGAACTCGACGGTGACGCGCACCTCCTGTCCGGCCGAAAGCATGACCTCGACACTATCGGCATCGCCGCTTTTCAGCGCGCCCATCACATCCTTGGCGGGCAGTTCGCGGCCGCCGCGCAGCACTTCGCGCCCATCGATGAGCAGCCGGGCGAGGCCGGTCGCGCCGAGATAGAAGCGATGCGCGCCATCGGTTTCCGCACGGAATAGCCCGCTGGCGCGCACCGAGCCGGGCTGGTCGAACCGGCCCTGATCGTGGACGCCGACGAACCATACCAACGAGTTGGTCGCGCGCGTCTCGCTGAAGCGCGGTGTGCCCGAGCAATCCGTGCTGTCGAAATAGTCGAGCGTCATGCCGCTCACGCAGCCGTCGCCGATGTCGCGACCAGGTGCTACCGGCATTGCGGGCAGGCGCGGTTGCGGATCGACGCCGGGTTCGAACACGATCTCGCAGTCGGCGCCATAGCGCGCGCGGATCGCGGCGACCGGCGTCGGCGTGTCGGGCGATACCGAGATTTTGGCGAAGGTGCCGCCCTGATAGCAGGGCGCGGCGGCGTTCGGGCCGATCACCGCGATCCGCTTCACTACGCCGGGCGCGAGCGGCAGCAGATCGCCTTGGTTGCGCAGCAGCACGAAGCCTTCGGCGGCGGCCTGTTCGAGAATATCGGCGGCCTCTTCGGGTGCGGGCGGGGTCTTCGGTCCGGTCACGCGCCGCGCGGTCGCGGCGACGCGCGCTGCGGCATCGCGCACGCGGGCGGGATCTACCCGGCCGGCCGTCACCGCCTCGGCGATTTTCGGCCCCATGAAGCGCGCCGGGCCGGGCATCTCCAGATCGAGTCCGCTGGTGATCGTGCCCTCGGTCGAATGCGTGCCGAACCAGTCGCTCATCACCAGATAGGGGAAGCGCCATTCGTCCTTGACGATGCGGGTGATGACGTGCGCCTGTTCCGAGCACCAATCGCCGTTGACGCGATTATACGCGGCCAGCATCCCCACGCAGCCGGCGGCGGCGGCGAGCTCGAACGGCAGCAAATACACTTCGCGCAGTGTGCGTTCATCGACCCGGACATCGACGAAGTCGCGCCCGGTCTCGCTGTCGTTGCAGACGAGGTGTTTGGCGACCGATCCGGTGCCGGTCGATTGCAGTCCAGTGATCCACGCCGCACCGAGCACGCCCGCCAGCAGCGGATCTTCCGAGAAATATTCGAAGGCGCGGCCAGCGAGCGGGCTTCGCGCGAGGTTGACGTTGGGCGCGAGCACCGCATCGACGTCGCGCGCGACCGCGTCGCCGCCGATCATCCGACCGACCTCGGCGACCAGCGCGACGTTCCAGCTCGCGCCGAGCGCGGTGGGGCAGGGGCTGAGCAGCGAGACTTCGCGCTCGTCGATCCGGCCGCTGGCGATTCCCATCGGTCCGTCGGCCATGCTGAACGACGGGATATCCGCGTCCGCAATCGCAACGCTCGTCCACATCGTCGCGCCCGCCGTCAGCGTGGCGGCTTCGGTCAGGGTCAATGCGCGGGTCATGCCGCCTCCGATACTCCGAACGTCATGATCTGGCGCGCCTGCAACGCCACCTGCGCGGCGATACCGGCATCGATGAGCGTGCCGTCGGCACCGAACGGCTTCTGTTCGATCGAGTTGATCGCGATGCCGACCGGGGTCGGCCAGCCGCGCATCGCGTGGACGATGCCGCGCAACGCGGCGAGCGTCACGCCGCCCGCCTGCCATCCCGCCGCCGAGACGATCAGCCCGATCGGCATCCCGTCGAAATAGACGCGCGCGTCGCCGCGGGTGTCTTCGAGCAGGTCGATCGCGTTCTTGACGAGGCCGGAGACGCCGCCGTGATAGCCGGGGCTGGCGATCACCAGCGCATCGGCCGCGCGTACCGCTGCGACCAGCGCCTGCTCGGCGGCGTTGCGGGTCGGCGCCTCTGGGTTGAAGTGCGGCAGCTCGCTGAGTGCGATGCCGTCGAACATCACCGCCTCCGCACCCAGCGCCGCACATTCCGCCAGCACCGCGCGCGCGAGCATTTCGCTCGACGACCGCGGCCTGAGCGTGCCGCCGATCCCGACGACCCGGCGCGCCATCAGGCGAACGCGGGCATGACCTTGCTCGAAAGCAGGTCAAGTGTCTGGTTGGCGAAGCCGAGCCGCTGCTCGGTGAGCGGGCCGGTGGTGGTGCCGCACAGCACGTTGCCGATGCCGAGTTCCTGGTACGGCTTGAGGTGTTCGATCACCGTTTCGGGCGAGCCGTACAGGCACCACGTCCCGATCCAGCCATCGTCGAGCGCGTTGACGTTGACGTCTTGCTTCTTGTTGGCGTCGTCCGCCTCGGCACGGCGGTTGAACGCGTTCTCGCGATCGACCGCGTCCTGATAGCCCTTGAGGATGATCTCAAGTTCCTCGCGCGCCTGTTCGTCGGTCTCGGCGATGTGGACACACTGATAGGTGTGCGTCGTCCAGTCGAGCGCCGCCGCGATCGCGGCTTGGTCGTGGCCAGCCTCATCGAGCAGGCGGCGATAGTTGCCGAAATGCTTGGTGACGTGCGCGAGTGGCTCGGTGCCGTAGATCTGCGGCGGGGTGAAGGCCGGGATGAAGGCGGGCCAGGCGTTCTCGGCGGCGCGGCGCGCGCTCGATTCGCGGAAGGCGACCGGCATCAGCCGGGCGTGGTGCTCGCCATAGGGTGTCGGCGTGATGCGCTGGAGCACGCGCCCCTGATACGGCCCGTTGTCGATCACCACGGCGGGATCGTCCATCCGCTTCGCCCAGAGTTCTTCGGCGGTCGCGAGGTTCTTCTCGGCGAGCGCGCTGGCTTCCTTGTAGTTGACCGCGAAGCCGATCATCTCCTCGGGCGTGGTGCCCGAGCCGATGCCGACGAGCAGCTTGCCCTTGGTGAGATGGTCGAGCACGTTGATCCGTTCGGCGAAGCGCACGGGATGGTGCAGCGGCACCGACACCACCGAGAAGCCGAAATACATCTCGGGCATCCGCGCGGCGAGATAAGCGGCGAGCAGGAAGCTATCGCTCGCGACCGGCATGTACCCGTTGAAATGGTGATCTGGCATGAAGATCGCCGAGAAACCGAGATCGCCGGCGCGCTCGGCATGGTCGATCAGATCGGTGATGAGGCGACCGTCTTCTTCTGGCTTTGTCGAACGAGCGTTGAGGAACACCGAAAACCGCATTTTTCCCCTCCTCCATTTTAGAATTAGCGTTCGTATTTCGATAGTATTCGGAAGACGTTGTTGTCAAGCGCCGGCCACAGGATGTTTGCGCTTGCTCATCGTTTTTCCCGAGGGTGATGAGAACGCAATTCCAATATCGAAGGTGCGATCAGGCAGGTTCGAAGATCGCGCGCGGCAGGGTCGCCGCGCACAGCGCGCAGGCCAGCAACAGCACTTCGATCACCACAATC
This genomic stretch from Sphingomonas panacis harbors:
- a CDS encoding Gfo/Idh/MocA family protein, producing MRRLRMGMIGGGPGSFIGPVHRIAAELDREIELVAGAFSSNAGRSRAAGEQYRIDPSRAYADVAALIAGETARADGVDFVTIVSPNHHHLPAARAALAAGIPVLSDKPATATLAEAQELADVVRGAALPYALTYTYSGYPLVREARARIAAGALGTIRKVVVEYPQGWLAGEASGKQAEWRVDPARAGEGGCIGDIGVHALHLAEFVTGLRVTELLADLAAVVPGRALDDDCTVLLRFENGARGVLLTSQIEIGELNGLRIRAYGDRGGLVWKQEEPNSLTLYDLDGGCSMVRAGTALLGADAAARTRTPGGHPEGYLEAFANLYRDFAALLRGEPAPLLPGIEDGLRGMAFIATAVAASRDRAGWVPLSV
- a CDS encoding MFS transporter, whose amino-acid sequence is MRAIRSFFTGLTLRPQGITVVAAGFLPIFAIVSMFPIVAAMIQHFADDPDAKTKVPLMVTAPGLTIAILAPFMGFFVDRFGRRPLLLGCTLLYGVFGTLPFFLQSLDSILATRLMLGVCEAGILTIVNTLIGDYWDDRGRRNWLFLQGMAGPFLASGVILLSGTVASMRWNGGFLVYLVAFPIFFAMVRYLFEPKPPEAKAVTGETPPASAFPVASAVVVGVATLFCAALYYVFIVNGSIVFQEIGINDPAAVGRMTAIPSLFIMLGAVIFRLLSGRGNAVQIATFLALMGLGLAGLGLARTVPVLFASLCLQQTAAGMAVPTLIAWAQTKFPFAHRGRGMGIWSSAFFLGQFVSPLIVHRLDLAAGSMQGAFLIAGIAALAVTLVALAASLRGGTPALAGR
- a CDS encoding alpha/beta hydrolase, producing MRVALAALALLAAVPAIAADAPPAFTIALAHRPEVPAEIALGTPKKPAMPPEQWQWINGDLGVRNVSEATLTPVLPPAGAETGAAVIVAPGGGFLGLAIDTEGYRVAHWLADHGIAAFVLKYRTLATPADFATYRREMIAVRTGTGPASFRPPAGTPPEALADGIAALKLVHARAAEWKIDPARIGMMGFSAGAFTTLSVALAGDPAARPAFIAPIYGPLDAVQAPAGAPPMFVALASDDPLFWTGGTGLIKSWSKAHALVEFHLYQRGGHGFGLGAARTTTTDWIEGFRRWLEANGMLRTR
- a CDS encoding beta-glucosidase; translation: MTRALTLTEAATLTAGATMWTSVAIADADIPSFSMADGPMGIASGRIDEREVSLLSPCPTALGASWNVALVAEVGRMIGGDAVARDVDAVLAPNVNLARSPLAGRAFEYFSEDPLLAGVLGAAWITGLQSTGTGSVAKHLVCNDSETGRDFVDVRVDERTLREVYLLPFELAAAAGCVGMLAAYNRVNGDWCSEQAHVITRIVKDEWRFPYLVMSDWFGTHSTEGTITSGLDLEMPGPARFMGPKIAEAVTAGRVDPARVRDAAARVAATARRVTGPKTPPAPEEAADILEQAAAEGFVLLRNQGDLLPLAPGVVKRIAVIGPNAAAPCYQGGTFAKISVSPDTPTPVAAIRARYGADCEIVFEPGVDPQPRLPAMPVAPGRDIGDGCVSGMTLDYFDSTDCSGTPRFSETRATNSLVWFVGVHDQGRFDQPGSVRASGLFRAETDGAHRFYLGATGLARLLIDGREVLRGGRELPAKDVMGALKSGDADSVEVMLSAGQEVRVTVEFGYTPARVHGLWYGLRAPDSPAAMLARAVAAARDADAVFLIVGETSDSSVESKDRPDTRLAPEQLALIEAVAAANPRTAAIVNVGHAFDAEWGDQVAALMVAWYPGQGFAPALASVLSGDREPGGRMPVSIARAESEYCGYALTPDADGRLAYDEGTRFGYRGLIANGTPARHALGSGFGYARFDWSDVRIEDGAVSVLVRNVSARAGAEVVQVYRDAPECALLGFAKVSLAPAEQRRVEIAVEPRLLRLWAEDGWAEITGEIALRVARDAEDAGLVVTLSR
- a CDS encoding NADPH-dependent FMN reductase, which produces MARRVVGIGGTLRPRSSSEMLARAVLAECAALGAEAVMFDGIALSELPHFNPEAPTRNAAEQALVAAVRAADALVIASPGYHGGVSGLVKNAIDLLEDTRGDARVYFDGMPIGLIVSAAGWQAGGVTLAALRGIVHAMRGWPTPVGIAINSIEQKPFGADGTLIDAGIAAQVALQARQIMTFGVSEAA
- a CDS encoding LLM class flavin-dependent oxidoreductase → MRFSVFLNARSTKPEEDGRLITDLIDHAERAGDLGFSAIFMPDHHFNGYMPVASDSFLLAAYLAARMPEMYFGFSVVSVPLHHPVRFAERINVLDHLTKGKLLVGIGSGTTPEEMIGFAVNYKEASALAEKNLATAEELWAKRMDDPAVVIDNGPYQGRVLQRITPTPYGEHHARLMPVAFRESSARRAAENAWPAFIPAFTPPQIYGTEPLAHVTKHFGNYRRLLDEAGHDQAAIAAALDWTTHTYQCVHIAETDEQAREELEIILKGYQDAVDRENAFNRRAEADDANKKQDVNVNALDDGWIGTWCLYGSPETVIEHLKPYQELGIGNVLCGTTTGPLTEQRLGFANQTLDLLSSKVMPAFA